One segment of Castanea sativa cultivar Marrone di Chiusa Pesio chromosome 3, ASM4071231v1 DNA contains the following:
- the LOC142627456 gene encoding protein DMR6-LIKE OXYGENASE 1-like, which produces MEMTVPFQLANNTPLSLSPDFILPEFKRPTLSKVFPSDSIPTIDLNDNQIDEGQGSSPLVSKISQACEEYGFFQIINHGVPKELSQKVLAVVTEFFQLPHEERAQYLTKDHTKQVKVFNYYQKYEGLGKVIMWSETFSHPWHPIEDFTHFLPTNPPQYREVFAEYAKEIGVLMDRLLSLISQGLGLEKDCLKKKIGERASLYSQANYYPPCPDPELTMGMPAHNDIVALTVLLQSEGVTGLQVIKDEKWVPVDPVPNSFVVNLADQIQVLSNGRYKSVDHRAVTNKWLPRVSLAMFYAPNNDIVIGPIEDLIDEEHPSKYRNYSYKEFMEEFYRQEGKRRRVKEAFELQH; this is translated from the exons ATGGAGATGACAGTACCCTTTCAATTAGCCAATAACAcacctctctccctctctcctgaTTTCATTCTTCCAGAATTCAAAAGGCCTACCCTCTCAAAGGTATTTCCTTCGGATTCAATCCCCACAATCGACTTAAATGATAATCAAATTGATGAGGGTCAAGGGTCATCCCCGTTAGTTTCAAAGATATCACAAGCTTGTGAAGAATATGGTTTCTTTCAGATTATCAACCATGGAGTTCCCAAGGAATTATCCCAAAAAGTGTTGGCTGTGGTGACAGAGTTCTTCCAGTTGCCTCATGAGGAAAGGGCGCAATATCTTACAAAAGATCATACCAAGCAAGTAAAAGTGTTCAACTATTACCAAAAGTATGAAGGCCTTGGAAAGGTCATAATGTGGAGTGAGACCTTCTCTCACCCTTGGCATCCTATAGAAGATTTCACTCATTTCTTACCCACAAATCCTCCTCAGTATCG AGAAGTTTTTGCTGAGTATGCAAAGGAGATTGGAGTTTTGATGGATAGACTTTTGAGCTTGATATCCCAAGGGCTTGGTCTAGAGAAGGATTGtttaaagaagaagataggTGAGAGGGCTTCCCTTTATTCACAAGCAAATTATTATCCACCATGTCCAGACCCAGAGCTCACAATGGGGATGCCTGCTCATAATGATATTGTTGCACTCACTGTACTATTGCAGTCAGAGGGGGTGACTGGCCTCCAAGTGATCAAAGATGAGAAATGGGTACCTGTTGACCCTGTGCCTAATTCTTTTGTCGTCAATCTCGCTGATCAAATTCAG GTTCTGAGTAATGGAAGGTACAAGAGTGTAGATCACAGGGCCGTAACCAACAAATGGTTGCCACGAGTATCATTGGCAATGTTCTATGCACCAAATAATGACATTGTGATAGGTCCAATTGAAGATTTGATTGATGAGGAACACCCATCAAAGTATCGAAACTATAGTTACAAGGAGTTTATGGAAGAATTTTATAGGCAAGAAGGAAAGAGAAGGAGGGTAAAGGAAGCTTTTGAGTTGCAGCATTAG